A window from Citrus sinensis cultivar Valencia sweet orange chromosome 3, DVS_A1.0, whole genome shotgun sequence encodes these proteins:
- the LOC102608917 gene encoding piezo-type mechanosensitive ion channel homolog isoform X3: protein MGSFLIGFVLPLLLLTGFRFRGRLLLLWPVIIFSTFVIVCQVVYLVIWACKGYKWNLVDAWWMKLIGFMIVKSWKSPSVVYFLVGQLLALFVALIDIYGNNFGLDPWRDSCWGHFLTVVDHLGSHLRVASCLLLPAIQLVVGISHPSWVFLPFFIGSCAGVVDWSLTSNFLGLFRWWRLLQLYACFNIILLYVYQLPVNFPSMFQWMADFVGLFKVSSNTEWPEICAGFSLILFYIMVCTVHLDIWSSLFKLSSIQCDLEEMDVIVSSRESSMTEHLLPSKHSFFIRESRSGVRHSNVLLRGAVFRTFSINFFTYGFPVSLFALSFWSFHFASICAFGLLAYVGYILYAFPSLFHLHRLNGLLLVFILLWAVSTYIFNVAFSFLNWKLWKDMEIWEMVGLWHYPIPGFFLLAQFCLGVLVALGNLVNNSVFVYLSGEDGRSSSETSTVEVREETKVLIVATIAWGLRKCSRAIMLALIGLLAMKPGFIHAIYMIFFLIYLLSHNVSRKIRESLILLCEAHFALLYLLRIDLISNALRQKDSLSMEILSQLGLLNHDSSWDFLEIALLACFCAIHNHGFQTLFSFSAIVQHTSSPPVGFSILKAGLNKSVLLSVYSASTAKYSHDNSSYERRIASFLSAIGQKILSMYRSCGTYIAFLTILLTVYMVRPNYISFGYIFLLLVWIIGRQLVEKSKRRLWFPLKLYAITVFVFSYSLSCFSSFELWLSRLIDLYFYLDYDSEASLLENVWESIAVLIVMQLYSYERRQSRHYRQDDPNLLDSGLLGFIKRFLVCHSQKILFLAVFYASLSPISALGLVYLLGLVICSTLPKASRIPSKSFLVYTGFLVTIEYLFQMWGKQAGMFPGQKHSDLSLFLGLRVYEPSFWGIELGLRGKVMVIVACTLQYNIFRWLEKTPSSSLNKGKWEEPCPLFVSSEDAFINGPHPNEEDKLLSDSGTRSMKREVAASNSWPSFTSVLTQTPNSVSSKRGESEASSTRKFSFGYFWGGAKESHKWNKKRILTLRKERFETQKTLLKIYLKFWMENLFNLFGLEINMIVLLLASFALLNAISLLYTALLAACVLLNWHFIRKLWPMFVFLFATILILEYLALWKNMSLNQHNPSENNVRCHDCSRSSAQHFQYCGNCWLGLVVDDPRTLISYFAVFMLACFKLRADLLSSFSGSSTYRQMMSQRKNTFVLRDLSFETKSMWTFLDYLKLYCYCHLLDLVLVLILITGTLEYDILHLGYLAFALTFFRMRLEILKKKNKIFKFLRIYNFVLIILSLAYQSPFVGEFSAGKCETIDYIFEMIGFYKYDYGFRITARSALVEIIIFMLVSLQSYMFSSQEFDYVSRYLEAEQIGAVVCEQERKAAWKTAQLQHIRESEEKIRQRNMQVEKMKSEMLNLQTQLHSMNSIANCNTTSPDTEGLRRRNTPLTSNWESRTPDKGEGLIRKQEQIIKEELQFPLEVHEFPAVVHMDNLMGVVSPKDSVGSPPCEINEIELDVADSADFDSNRSIKAKENPLKSAVQLLGDGVSQVQSIGNQAVNNLVSFLNITPEDSDMNELSSAEDEAYDEMESQKKRYVSLDRSYSLQSDKSSDATSLQIGRIFRYIWSQMRSNNDVVCYCCFVLVFIWNFSLLSMVYLAALFLYALCVHTGPSSIFWIIMLIYTEMYILVQYLYQIIIQHCGLSIDSDLLQALGFPDPAHKITSSFVVNAVPLFLVYFFTLLQSSITAKDSEWMPSTDFISRRRDALYRKEVLVNYSWSKKAQELLQQMINMVKLIIRRFFRYWKSLTRGAESPPYFVQLSMDVNLWPEDGIQPEKIESGINQVLKIVHDERCKEKNPSDCPFASRVNIQSIERSQEKPNIALVVLEVVYASPLTGCASAEWYKSLTPAADVAKEIRKAQSLGLFEQLRFPYPLLSIIGGGKREIDLYAYIFGADLTVFFLVAIFYQSIIKHNSELLDVYQLEDQFPKEFVFILMIIFFLIVLDRIIYLCSFAVGKVIFYLFNLILFTYSVIEYAWNMEASHQRAGEFALRAIFLAKAVSLSLQAIQIRYGIPHKSTLYRQFLTSEVSRINYFGYRLYRALPFLYELRCVLDWSCTSTSLTMYDWLKLEDINASLYLVKCDAVLNRAKNKQGEKQTIMTKCCNGICLFFVLICVIWAPMLMYSSGNPTNIANPIKDASVQIDINTRGGKLTLYHTTLCEKIPWDVLDSDVNLGQGFLETYNTHDIQLICCQPDASVLWLVPGLVQTRFIHSLGWHMGMDIRFTWVLTRDRPKGKEVVKYENHVDPLDLPKPSDVISVLNGSTNSFRVKNIYPRYFRVTASGDVRPFEQEVYAVSADLVMNRADSEWWSFHNINASDIKGCEGLSGPMAIIVSEETPPQGILGDTLSKFSIWGLYITFVLAVGRFIRLQCSDLRMRIPFENLPSCDRLIAICEDIYSARAEGEHEVEEVLYWTLVKIYRSPHMLLEFTKPD, encoded by the exons ATGGGGAGTTTTCTTATTGGATTTGTGTTGCCTTTGCTACTTTTAACAG GTTTTCGCTTCCGAGGGAGACTTTTGTTGTTGTGGCCTGTCATTATCTTTTCAACATTTGTAATTGTTTGTCAAGTTGTATATCTTGTTATATGGGCTTGTAAGGGTTACAAATGGAATCTAGTTGATGCTTGGTGGATGAAGCTAATTGGTTTTATGAT AGTGAAGTCCTGGAAATCCCCATCAgttgtatattttttagttgGACAACTACTTGCTCTTTTTGTAGCTTTGATTGATATATATGGGAACAATTTTGGTCTGGATCCGTGGCGAGATTCCTGTTGGGGTCATTTCTTAACGGTTGTTGATCATCTAG GTTCTCATCTTAGGGTTGCTTCCTGTTTGCTGTTGCCTGCTATTCAGCTGGTTGTGGGGATTAGCCATCCTTCATGggtttttcttccattttttatCGGCAGCTGTGCTGGTGTAGTAGATTGGTCTTTGACCAGCAATTTTCTGGGACTTTTCAG GTGGTGGAGGCTGCTTCAGCTGTATGCCTGCTTTAACATCATCCTGCTTTATGTCTATCAGCTCCCAGTAAATTTCCCAAGCATGTTTCAATGGATGGCTGATTTTGTTGGTCTGTTTAAAGTGTCTTCAAATACTGAGTGGCCTGAAATTTGCGCTGGTTTTTCTCTTATACTTTTCTACATCATGGTATGCACTGTTCATTTAGATATTTGGTCATCTTTGTTTAAG CTTTCTAGCATTCAATGTGATTTGGAGGAAATGGATGTTATTGTGTCCTCGAGAGAAAGTAGCATGACAGAGCATCTACTGCCCTCAaaacattcatttttcataCGTGAATCAAG ATCTGGCGTGAGGCATTCAAATGTTTTGTTAAGgggagcagtttttcgaacaTTTAGCATCAACTTCTTCACTTATGGTTTTCCG GTCTCACTGTTTGCTCTTTCTTTTTGGAGCTTCCATTTTGCAAGTATATGTGCATTTGGACTTCTTGCTTATGTTGGCTATATTTTATATGCCTTCCCTTCTTTATTCCACTTGCACCGGTTAAATGGACTGCTGCTTGTCTTTATTCTCTTGTGGGCTGTTAGCACATATATCTTCAACGtagcattttctttcttgaatTGGAAGCTTTGGAAG GACATGGAAATCTGGGAGATGGTTGGGCTGTGGCATTATCCCATTCCTGGGTTCTTCCTGCTTGCTCAGTTCTGCCTTGGGGTTTTGGTTGCTTTAGGTAATCTCGTGAACAACTCTGTTTTTGTCTACTTGTCTGGTGAGGATGGGCGATCTTCCAGTGAAACCTCAACAGTAGAAG TGAGAGAAGAGACCAAGGTATTGATTGTGGCCACGATTGCCTGGGGATTGCGCAAATGTTCTCGGGCAATCATGCTTGCACTCATAGGCCTCCTTGCCATGAAGCCTGGTTTCATACATGCTATATATA TGATATTCTTTCTGATATATCTTTTAAGCCACAACGTCAGCAGAAAGATACGCGAGTCTTTGATTCTTCTATGTGAAGCTCATTTTGCACTCTTGTACCTTCTTCGGATTGATTTGATCTCTAATGCTTTGCGGCAAAAAGACTCTTTAAGTATGGAAATTCTATCACAGCTTG GTCTCTTGAATCATGACAGCTCCTGGGATTTCTTAGAAATAGCTTTGCTTGCTTGTTTCTGTGCAATTCACAACCATGGTTTTCAAACGCTATTTTCATTCTCGGCCATCGTGCAGCATACGTCTAGCCCTCCAGTTGGATTTAGCATATTAAAGGCTGGTCTGAACAAGTCAGTCCTCTTGTCAGTGTACTCAGCCTCAACTGCAAAATACAGTCATGATAATTCCTCTTAtg AGAGAAGGATAGCATCGTTCCTTAGTGCAATTGGGCAGAAGATTTTATCTATGTACCGATCATGCGGAACCTACATTGCTTTTCTCACTATTCTCCTCACAGTATACATGGTGAGACCCAATTATATATCATTTGGGTACATTTTCCTTCTGCTTGTGTGGATAATTGGAAGACAACTTGTTGAGAAATCAAAAAGACGCTTATGGtttccattaaaattatatgctaTCACGGTGTTTGTCTTCTCTTATAGCTTGAGCTGTTTCTCCAGCTTTGAGCTGTGGTTATCCAGGTTGATAGATCTGTATTTTTACTTGGATTACGATTCAGAAGCATCATTGCTGGAAAATGTTTGGGAATCTATAGCAGTCTTGATTGTGATGCAACTTTATAGCTATGAGAGGAGACAAAGCAGGCACTACAGGCAAGATGATCCCAATCTCTTGGATTCTGGGTTACTAGGTTTCATCAAACGGTTTCTAGTTTGTCACAGCCAGAAGATCTTGTTTTTGGCAGTGTTCTATGCCTCTTTATCTCCAATTAGTGCATTGGGTCTTGTTTATCTACTTGGACTTGTCATCTGTTCAACTTTACCTAAAGCTTCCCGGATCCCATCCAAATCATTCTTAGTTTACACAGGATTTCTAGTGACAATTGAGTATCTCTTTCAGATGTGGGGCAAGCAAGCCGGAATGTTTCCAGGGCAAAAGCACTCTGATTTGTCTCTTTTTTTGGGCTTGCGAGTATATGAGCCCAGTTTTTGGGGCATAGAATTGGGCTTGAGGGGAAAAGTGATGGTGATTGTTGCCTGTACTCTGCAGTACAATATCTTCCGTTGGTTGGAGAAGACTCCAAGTAGTAGTTTAAACAAAGGTAAGTGGGAAGAGCCTTGTCCATTGTTTGTGTCATCCGAAGATGCCTTTATTAATGGCCCCCATCCTAATGAGGAAGATAAGCTGTTGTCAGATTCAGGCACGCGCTCTATGAAACGAGAGGTGGCTGCAAGCAATTCTTGGCCTTCTTTCACTTCTGTTCTGACTCAAACACCTAATTCTGTGTCCTCTAAAAGAGGAGAGTCTGAGGCTAGTAGCactagaaaattttcatttggaTATTTCTGGGGAGGCGCCAAGGAGAGCCATAAGTGGAACAAGAAGCGGATCCTTACATTGAGAAAGGAGAGATTTGAAACACAAAAGACActcttgaaaatatatttgaagttttggatggaaaatttgtttaatcttTTTGGTCTCGAGATTAACATGATTGTGCTGCTTCTTGCCAGTTTTGCTCTGTTGAATGCCATTTCTTTGCTGTACACCGCACTGCTTGCTGCTTGTGTTCTTCTGAATTGGCATTTTATACGTAAATTGTGGCCTATGTTTGTCTTCTTATTTGCTACCATTCTAATCCTGGAGTACTTAGCCTTATGGAAGAATATGTCTCTAAATCAACATAATCCTAGTGAAAATAATGTACGTTGCCATGACTGCTCAAGAAGCTCAGCTCAACATTTCCAATACTGCGGGAATTGTTGGTTAG GACTAGTGGTTGATGATCCCCGGACGCTTATAAGCTATTTTGCAGTCTTCATGCTTGCTTGTTTCAAACTTCGTGCCGATCTATTGTCCAGCTTCTCTGGGTCCTCAACGTATCGTCAAATGATGTCCCAACGTAAAAACACATTTGTTTTGAGAGATCTTTCTTTTGAAACTAAAAGCATGTGGACCTTTCTCGACTATCTGAAGCTTTACTGTTATTGCCATCTACTGGACCTTGTGCTTGTACTGATTTTGATTACTGGTACCCTGGAGTATGACATTCTGCACCTTGGCTATCTTGCTTTTGCCCTTACATTCTTTCGGATGAGACTAGAAAtactaaagaaaaagaacaaaatattcAAGTTCTTGCGCATATACAATTTTGTCCTTATTATTCTTTCTCTTGCGTATCAATCTCCATTTGTAGGGGAATTCAGTGCAGGGAAGTGTGAGACAATAGACTATATCTTTGAGATGATTGGATTTTATAAGTATGACTATGGGTTTCGGATTACTGCAAGATCTGCACTTGTTgagattattatatttatgttgGTATCACTTCAGTCATATATGTTTTCCTCCCAGGAATTTGATTATGTCTCGCGATATCTTGAGGCAGAGCAAATTGGTGCCGTTGTGTGTGAACAAGAAAGGAAAGCTGCCTGGAAAACTGCACAATTACAACATATTCGTGAGTCTGAAGAGAAGATACGCCAACGTAACATGCAAGTGGAAAAGATGAAATCTGAGATGCTCAATTTGCAGACACAACTTCACAGCATGAACTCCATTGCTAATTGCAATACCACTTCACCGGACACTGAAGGCCTAAGAAGGAGGAATACTCCTCTTACTTCAAATTGGGAATCAAGGACCCCTGATAAAGGGGAAGGTTTAATTAGGAAGCAAGAGCAGATTATAAAAGAGGAATTACAATTTCCTTTGGAAGTTCATGAATTTCCTGCTGTTGTTCACATGGACAATCTAATGGGGGTGGTTTCTCCAAAGGATTCAGTGGGATCTCCTCCTTGTGAAATCAATGAGATTGAGCTAGATGTTGCGGATAGTGCAGACTTCGACTCAAATAGAAGTATCAAAGCCAAGGAAAATCCTTTAAAGTCTGCAGTACAACTACTAGGTGATGGAGTTTCCCAGGTACAGTCTATTGGAAATCAGGCAGTTAATAACCTTGTGAGCTTTTTGAACATCACTCCTGAAGATTCAGACATGAATGAGCTGTCCTCTGCTGAGGATGAGGCATATGATGAAATGGAGAGCCAGAAGAAGAGGTACGTGTCTCTGGATCGTTCATATTCTCTGCAATCTGACAAGAGTTCAGACGCTACGAGTTTGCAGATTGGAAGGATCTTCCGTTACATATGGTCCCAAATGCGGTCTAACAATGATGTTGTGTGTTACTGTTGCTTTGTGCTTGTGTTCATTTGGAACTTCAGTTTGCTTTCAATGGTGTATTTGGCAGCTCTCTTCTTGTATGCTCTATGTGTGCATACTGGCCCAAGTAGCATCTTCTGGATTATTATGCTAATTTACACGGAAATGTACATTTTAGTTCAGTATCTGTACCAAATTATCATCCAGCACTGCGGGTTAAGTATTGATTCAGACCTCCTCCAGGCATTAGGGTTCCCTGACCCTGCACATAAAATCACATCATCTTTTGTTGTCAATGCAGTGCCTCTTTTTCTGGTCTACTTTTTTACTCTCTTACAGAGCTCTATAACTGCAAAAGATAGTGAATGGATGCCCTCTACAGACTTCATTTCTCGCAGGAGGGATGCTCTCTACAGGAAAGAGGTTCTGGTGAATTATAGTTGGAGTAAGAAGGCACAAGAGCTGCTTcaacaaatgataaatatgGTGAAATTGATAATAAGAAGGTTCTTCAGGTACTGGAAATCACTGACACGGGGAGCAGAATCTCCTCCTTACTTTGTTCAGTTGTCCATGGATGTTAACTTGTGGCCAGAAGATGGGATTCAGCCAGAGAAGATCGAGTCTGGAATAAACCAAGTGCTTAAAATTGTTCATGATGAGCGATGCAAGGAAAAAAACCCTAGCGATTGCCCTTTCGCTAGTAGGGTTAACATTCAGAGCATTGAGAGAAGTCAGGAAAAACCAAACATTGCGTTGGTTGTTTTGGAGGTAGTGTATGCCTCACCTTTGACTGGATGTGCTTCAGCAGAATGGTACAAATCACTTACTCCCGCAGCTGATGTTGCAAAAGAAATTCGTAAAGCACAAAGTCTTGGGCTTTTTGAACAATTGAGATTTCCTTACCCACTACTCTCTATAATTGGGGGAGGCAAAAGAGAAATTGATCTTTATGCCTACATTTTTGGAGCTGATTTGACTGTGTTTTTTCTAGTTGCCATCTTTTACCAATCCATCATAAAACATAATAGTGAGCTTCTTGATGTTTATCAGCTTGAAGACCAGTTTCCCAAGGagtttgtatttatattaatg ATCATCTTCTTTCTGATTGTTCTTGATCGCATAATTTACCTTTGTTCATTCGCCGTAGGAAAAGTGATTTTCTACCTTTTCAACCTCATTCTCTTTACATATTCAGTCATTGAGTATGCTTGGAATATGGAGGCTTCACACCAACGTGCGGGAGAGTTTGCTCTTCGTGCAATATTTCTCGCAAAAGCGGTTTCTTTATCATTACAGGCAATACAGATTCGTTATGGGATTCCTCACAAAAGCACCTTGTATCGGCAGTTCTTGACAAGTGAAGTTTCacgaattaattattttggctATAGATTATACCGTGCCCTACCATTCCTATATGAGTTACGATGTGTACTTGATTGGTCATGCACATCCACATCTTTGACCATGTATGATTGGCTGAAG CTGGAGGACATAAATGCAAGTCTGTACCTTGTCAAATGCGATGCAGTGTTGAATAGAGCTAAGAACAAACAAGGAGAGAAGCAAACGATAATGACCAAATGTTGCAATGGGATATGTTTGTTCTTTGTGTTAATCTGCGTTATCTGGGCTCCGATGCTG ATGTATAGCAGTGGTAATCCAACGAACATTGCAAACCCCATAAAAGATGCAAGTGttcaaattgatattaatacaAGGGGTGGAAAGTTGACATTATATCATACTACTCTCTGTGAAAAAATCCCATGGGATGTGCTCGACTCTGATGTTAATCTTGGTCAAGGGTTTTTGGAGACATACAATACACATGATATTCAGTTGATATGCTGTCAACCAGATGCAAGTGTTTTGTGGCTTGTTCCTGGTTTAGTTCAGACCAGATTCATTCACTCCTTAGGCTGGCACATGGGCATGGATATTAGATTTACTTGGGTACTTACAAGAGATCGACCAAAAGGCAAGGAAGTAGTGAAATATGAAAATCATGTAGATCCTCTTGATCTTCCAAAACCATCAGATGTCATAAGTGTGCTTAATGGTTCTACTAACAGCTTCAgggtgaaaaatatttatccaaGATACTTCCGTGTCACTGCTTCTGGTGATGTCAGACCTTTTGAACAAGAG GTATATGCAGTTAGTGCGGATCTCGTTATGAATCGTGCTGATTCTGAGTGGTGGTCCTTCCATAATATCAATGCATCTGACATAAAAGGTTGTGAAGGTCTTTCAGGACCAATGGCGATTATAGTCTCTGAGGAAACACCACCAC AGGGTATTCTTGGTGACACTCTAAGCAAGTTCAGCATTTGGGGTCTCTACATAACCTTTGTGCTCGCGGTTGGTCGCTTTATCAGACTTCAGTGCTCCGACTTAAGAATGAGAATTCCTTTTGAGAACCTACCTTCTTGTGACAG GTTGATAGCCATATGTGAGGATATATACTCAGCTAGAGCAGAGGGTGAGCATGAAGTTGAGGAGGTCCTTTATTGGACCCTTGTAAAAATTTATCGGTCACCACACATGCTGCTCGAGTTCACAAAGCCAGACTAG